One Methylomonas sp. LL1 DNA window includes the following coding sequences:
- a CDS encoding glycoside hydrolase family 15 protein produces the protein MSTSLAMFKQFFRQYVPTPNPAQKSAQDSLDDYYRQVQGIILNRQDWVTGLLPASTAVTTHGNYTDAWVRDNVYSILAAWGLALASRRGGLRPDRTYELEQSVVKLMRGLLTAMMRQADKVEKFKHSQDPMDALHAKYDTHSGAVVVGDHEWGHLQLDATSLFLLMLAQMTASGLRIVFTLDEVNFVQNLVHYISRTYRTPDYGIWERGNKMNHGVAELNASSIGMAKAALEAMANFNLFGKDGGQGSIIHVVSDDIARTRITLESLLPRESISKEVDAAVLSVTGFPAFAVDNPALRDRTQRLIVEKLQGGYGCKRFLLDGHQTVLEDHQRLHYEPHELKQFADIECEWPLFFCYLLLNDLFNGNKSSALDYRRRLEALRVEENGQWLLPELYIVPAESVAAEKANPHSQQRVANENIPLVWAQSLFILGCLLQDGFIDLDDVDPLGRYRSGKLNRQSCVEIALLAEDESVRADLKRQAIPSQTRAEIAPIQVRDASELAAAYTQVGRNDRIGLSGRPLRQLRTLATSKLYVLAGEPLLFLPQFMDQKGFYIAMDNQLLIQRLRLELAYLARNWDKPGQPLVVINIKHNMLAGEDRQVLLEFIQQLQTGHLNGVPIRLGLLNSFLESACREKIGYLHDFNFSKVQWQRPERPFVGLLPVGDDTPQPLHGHLLAEWENADDDWLLQQLQCNPNLQAQLELLTLLEQRYGLEHDTGLRTDQGLICRVGDLLEEVYGRAGDLHIWHIVRRCAGLLGKYDINLEQGATEILVRQHGLTVGRSYSGKATLRRPTDSWQILDTIRSFNPNDSSQQILIQELIIYLGMLIKSNPELFADMHTIRVGHILQLIIARQKRLSSTSLDAAFSDILALPPHRLAQLVRETLEDYSNSETQLGLVETLRYDGEQHDLGGGRFPDSMDPKHFGGADDWYAWREQQGSVGRENEAFFIGVWDLLHHCKGLMIGEKYNSKRRIDSEIMLAQMTAGEQSFRLHINHVLNKIQAPVYRQLSVEALRALASIVRNNPELYIDDTLVTDILIGHAVRISWLQAHPQYRDHYEECVSLAWQAFYQLPPHAAANGILDALVYLLNHNQH, from the coding sequence ATGAGTACATCACTGGCCATGTTCAAACAATTCTTCAGGCAATACGTCCCAACGCCCAATCCGGCCCAAAAGTCGGCTCAAGATAGCCTGGACGATTATTATCGGCAGGTGCAAGGCATTATCCTGAATCGGCAGGATTGGGTGACTGGATTGCTGCCGGCCAGTACCGCGGTCACCACGCATGGCAATTACACCGATGCCTGGGTGCGAGACAACGTATACAGCATATTGGCGGCTTGGGGTTTGGCCTTGGCTTCTCGGCGCGGCGGCTTGCGTCCGGATCGGACTTACGAACTGGAACAAAGCGTGGTCAAGCTGATGCGCGGGCTGTTGACGGCCATGATGCGGCAGGCCGACAAGGTGGAAAAATTCAAGCACAGCCAGGATCCGATGGACGCCTTGCATGCCAAATACGATACCCATTCAGGCGCGGTGGTGGTGGGCGATCACGAATGGGGGCATCTACAGCTGGATGCCACTTCGCTGTTTTTACTGATGCTGGCGCAGATGACGGCCTCCGGGCTGCGCATCGTGTTTACGCTGGATGAAGTCAACTTCGTGCAAAATCTGGTGCATTACATTAGCCGCACCTATCGCACCCCGGATTACGGCATCTGGGAACGTGGCAACAAAATGAATCACGGCGTCGCCGAGTTGAATGCCAGTTCAATAGGTATGGCCAAGGCCGCGTTGGAAGCGATGGCCAATTTCAATTTGTTCGGCAAGGACGGCGGACAGGGTTCGATCATTCATGTGGTCAGCGACGACATCGCCCGCACTCGCATCACATTGGAATCGTTGTTGCCGCGCGAGTCGATTTCCAAGGAAGTTGACGCGGCGGTGCTGAGTGTCACCGGTTTTCCGGCGTTCGCGGTCGATAATCCGGCGTTGCGCGACAGGACCCAACGTTTGATCGTGGAAAAATTACAGGGCGGCTATGGTTGCAAACGCTTCTTGCTGGACGGACATCAAACCGTGCTGGAAGACCATCAGCGCCTACATTACGAACCGCACGAGTTGAAACAATTTGCCGATATCGAATGCGAATGGCCGCTGTTTTTCTGTTATCTGTTGTTGAATGATTTGTTCAATGGCAATAAATCCTCCGCGCTGGACTATAGGCGGAGATTGGAAGCGCTACGCGTCGAGGAAAACGGCCAATGGTTGCTGCCCGAACTTTACATCGTGCCGGCCGAGTCGGTGGCGGCGGAGAAAGCCAATCCGCATAGCCAGCAGCGGGTCGCCAACGAGAATATTCCGTTGGTATGGGCGCAAAGTCTTTTCATTCTGGGATGTTTGTTGCAGGACGGCTTTATCGACCTGGACGACGTCGATCCGTTGGGGCGTTATCGCTCCGGCAAACTCAATCGGCAGTCCTGCGTGGAAATTGCATTATTGGCCGAGGATGAATCGGTGCGGGCCGATCTCAAGCGGCAGGCCATCCCGAGTCAGACCCGGGCCGAGATAGCGCCGATTCAAGTGCGCGACGCCAGCGAACTGGCGGCCGCTTACACCCAGGTCGGACGCAACGATCGCATCGGTTTGAGCGGGCGCCCATTGCGGCAATTGCGGACATTGGCCACTTCCAAGTTGTATGTGCTGGCCGGCGAGCCTTTATTGTTCCTGCCGCAGTTCATGGACCAGAAGGGATTCTATATTGCGATGGACAATCAGTTGCTGATTCAGCGCTTGCGGCTGGAACTGGCTTATCTGGCGCGAAATTGGGACAAACCCGGTCAACCGCTGGTCGTGATCAACATCAAACATAACATGCTGGCCGGAGAAGACCGGCAGGTGTTGCTGGAATTCATTCAGCAGTTGCAAACCGGCCATCTGAATGGTGTGCCGATTCGGTTGGGTTTGTTAAACAGTTTCCTGGAAAGCGCCTGCCGGGAAAAAATCGGCTATTTGCATGATTTCAACTTTTCCAAGGTGCAATGGCAGCGGCCGGAACGGCCGTTCGTCGGCTTATTGCCGGTCGGCGACGATACCCCGCAACCCTTGCACGGCCATTTGCTGGCCGAGTGGGAAAATGCCGACGACGATTGGTTGCTCCAGCAATTGCAATGCAATCCCAATTTACAGGCTCAATTGGAGCTTTTGACCTTGTTGGAGCAGCGCTACGGCCTGGAACACGATACCGGTTTGCGCACCGATCAAGGTCTGATTTGCCGGGTGGGCGATTTGCTCGAAGAAGTCTACGGCCGAGCCGGCGATTTACATATTTGGCATATCGTGCGGCGCTGCGCCGGTTTGCTGGGTAAATACGACATCAACCTGGAGCAAGGCGCGACTGAAATTTTGGTGCGCCAGCATGGTTTGACGGTGGGACGTTCCTACAGCGGCAAAGCCACCTTACGCCGGCCGACCGATTCCTGGCAGATTCTGGATACTATTCGTAGCTTCAACCCCAATGACAGCAGCCAGCAAATTCTAATTCAGGAATTGATCATTTACCTGGGGATGCTGATCAAGTCGAATCCTGAATTGTTTGCCGATATGCATACCATTCGGGTTGGGCATATTCTGCAACTGATCATTGCCCGGCAAAAGCGCTTGAGTAGTACATCGTTGGATGCGGCATTTAGCGATATTCTGGCCTTGCCGCCGCATCGCTTGGCGCAATTGGTGCGGGAAACTCTGGAAGACTACAGTAACAGCGAAACGCAGTTGGGTCTGGTGGAAACCTTGCGCTACGACGGGGAACAGCATGATTTGGGGGGGGGGCGTTTCCCGGATAGCATGGATCCGAAACACTTCGGCGGTGCCGATGATTGGTATGCCTGGCGTGAACAGCAAGGTAGCGTCGGCCGCGAGAACGAGGCGTTTTTTATCGGCGTTTGGGATTTGTTGCATCACTGCAAGGGTCTGATGATAGGCGAGAAATACAACAGCAAGCGCCGGATCGACAGCGAGATTATGTTGGCGCAAATGACCGCCGGCGAACAAAGCTTTCGATTGCACATCAATCATGTGCTGAACAAGATCCAGGCGCCGGTTTATCGGCAATTGAGCGTGGAAGCCTTGCGGGCGTTGGCGTCCATCGTCCGCAACAATCCTGAATTGTATATCGACGATACCCTGGTGACCGATATTCTGATCGGCCACGCCGTGCGCATCAGTTGGTTGCAGGCGCATCCGCAATACCGGGATCATTACGAAGAATGCGTGTCGCTGGCCTGGCAAGCGTTTTATCAATTGCCGCCGCACGCCGCCGCTAACGGCATTCTCGATGCGCTGGTCTATTTACTCAATCACAATCAACATTAA
- the glk gene encoding glucokinase: MILAGDIGGTKTVLALLDRGADGLLTCVREQTFASGEYDSFDEVLALFLPENAKIAAACFGVAGPVVDQRCFATNLSWTLDGEELKVQLGTERVRLLNDLEAMAVGMLYLNPDDFIELNPDAEPQSGNIAVIAAGTGLGEAILYWDGRRHHPIATEGGHCSFAPQNSQQEQLLRYLRGLYPRHVSCERILSGIGFSNLYDFLLENQFAPACPAVPSAAESSHGSGVDRNAVISRLGIEGEDALCVEVVRLFVEIYAAEASNLVLKAFATGGVFIGGGIGPKIRSAMENGAFMQAFSAKGRFQPLLGKMSVKLALNQRTPLIGAMHYYSAD, encoded by the coding sequence ATGATTCTTGCCGGCGACATTGGCGGTACCAAAACGGTTTTAGCTTTATTGGACAGGGGCGCCGATGGCCTGTTGACCTGTGTGCGGGAGCAAACCTTCGCCAGCGGAGAATATGACAGTTTCGACGAGGTTCTGGCGCTGTTTTTGCCCGAGAATGCGAAGATAGCCGCGGCCTGCTTCGGCGTGGCCGGGCCGGTGGTCGATCAGCGCTGTTTTGCCACCAATCTCAGCTGGACTCTGGATGGCGAAGAGCTCAAGGTTCAACTGGGCACCGAGCGGGTCCGGTTACTGAACGATCTGGAAGCCATGGCGGTGGGCATGTTGTATCTGAATCCAGACGATTTTATCGAACTCAATCCCGATGCCGAGCCCCAGAGCGGCAATATCGCGGTGATTGCGGCCGGTACCGGTCTGGGCGAGGCGATTTTATATTGGGATGGCCGGCGGCATCATCCTATCGCCACTGAAGGCGGCCACTGCTCGTTTGCGCCGCAAAACAGCCAGCAGGAGCAATTGCTGCGCTATTTGCGCGGTTTATACCCGCGGCATGTCAGTTGCGAACGGATTTTGTCCGGCATTGGTTTCAGCAATCTTTACGATTTTTTGCTGGAAAACCAGTTTGCTCCGGCTTGTCCGGCCGTACCCAGCGCCGCTGAATCCAGTCATGGTAGTGGTGTCGATCGTAACGCGGTGATTTCGCGCTTGGGCATTGAGGGCGAGGACGCCTTGTGCGTAGAAGTGGTGCGCTTATTCGTGGAAATTTACGCCGCTGAAGCCAGTAATCTGGTGTTGAAAGCCTTTGCCACCGGCGGCGTGTTCATCGGTGGTGGGATTGGCCCTAAGATTCGTTCCGCGATGGAAAACGGCGCTTTCATGCAGGCATTTAGCGCCAAGGGGCGCTTTCAGCCCCTACTGGGCAAGATGTCGGTGAAACTGGCCTTGAATCAAAGAACCCCGCTGATCGGGGCCATGCATTATTATTCGGCGGATTAA
- a CDS encoding NAD+ synthase, giving the protein MSLKIALAQLNFSVADIKANSAKIIATAEQARQQQADLIVFPELCVTGYPPEDLLLRDDFIQQTQQAVEQIAGQSHGIDLVIGYPQRQGKQLYNAAVVLHNGQVIAEYHKIALPNYGVFDEQRYFTAGQQTCIFSVKNTRLALTVCEDIWQTGIIAKNRADGADLILALNASPFHAGKMQQREDIICAQIKAAGVPLVYVNQIGGQDELIFDGASFVADQQGEIVFRAPEFEEQISLVEFMDKVPRKTEIAPLYQPVISEYKALVLGIKDYVLKNGFQGAILGLSGGIDSALVLALAVDALGADKVEAVLMPSRYTQDMSNQDAKLEAEALGVNYHILPIEPAVNAFNQMLAPLFAGSNRDTTEENIQARCRGVLLMALSNKQGKLLLTTGNKSEMSVGYATLYGDMAGGFAPLKDVSKLLVYRLAEYRNTISPVIPERVITRPPSAELAPDQKDEDSLPPYAVLDPILALYIEQDKSASEIVALGYPLAAVQRAISLVDRNEYKRRQSPPGIRITPRAFGRDRRYPISSAYRGVATLVEE; this is encoded by the coding sequence ATGTCGTTAAAAATCGCCCTCGCCCAACTCAATTTCAGCGTTGCCGACATCAAGGCCAACAGCGCCAAGATCATCGCGACGGCTGAACAGGCCAGGCAGCAACAGGCCGACCTGATCGTATTTCCGGAACTGTGTGTCACCGGCTATCCGCCGGAAGACTTGTTGCTGCGGGATGATTTCATTCAACAAACCCAACAAGCGGTTGAGCAGATTGCCGGGCAATCGCACGGCATAGACTTAGTCATCGGCTATCCCCAGCGGCAAGGTAAACAGCTTTATAACGCGGCCGTGGTATTGCATAACGGCCAAGTGATCGCCGAATACCACAAGATCGCCCTGCCCAATTATGGCGTGTTCGACGAGCAGCGCTATTTCACGGCCGGCCAGCAGACTTGCATCTTCAGCGTCAAAAACACCCGGCTGGCATTAACGGTTTGCGAAGACATCTGGCAAACCGGCATCATTGCCAAAAACCGCGCGGACGGAGCAGACCTCATCCTGGCCTTGAATGCCTCGCCGTTTCACGCCGGCAAGATGCAGCAACGGGAAGACATTATTTGCGCCCAAATCAAGGCGGCCGGCGTGCCGTTGGTCTACGTCAATCAAATCGGCGGCCAGGACGAGCTGATTTTCGATGGTGCCTCCTTCGTCGCCGATCAACAGGGGGAGATCGTATTCCGCGCCCCGGAATTTGAAGAACAAATCAGCCTGGTCGAATTTATGGATAAAGTCCCACGCAAGACCGAAATTGCCCCGTTGTATCAACCGGTGATCAGCGAATACAAGGCGCTGGTGTTGGGTATTAAAGACTATGTCCTTAAAAACGGTTTTCAAGGCGCGATTTTGGGCCTGTCCGGCGGCATCGATTCCGCGCTAGTACTGGCCTTGGCGGTCGACGCCCTTGGCGCGGATAAAGTCGAAGCCGTGTTGATGCCGTCGCGTTATACCCAGGACATGAGCAACCAAGACGCCAAGCTGGAAGCCGAAGCCTTGGGCGTCAACTACCATATTCTGCCGATCGAACCGGCCGTAAATGCCTTCAACCAGATGCTGGCACCGCTGTTCGCGGGTTCGAACAGGGATACGACCGAAGAAAACATCCAGGCCCGCTGCCGGGGCGTACTGCTGATGGCGCTGTCCAACAAGCAGGGCAAACTGCTGTTGACCACCGGCAATAAAAGCGAGATGAGCGTCGGCTATGCCACCCTTTACGGCGACATGGCCGGCGGCTTCGCTCCGCTTAAGGACGTGTCGAAATTACTGGTTTATAGATTGGCCGAATATCGCAATACGATTTCTCCGGTCATTCCCGAGCGCGTCATCACTCGCCCGCCGTCGGCGGAACTTGCGCCCGATCAAAAGGACGAAGATTCGTTGCCGCCCTACGCGGTGCTGGACCCGATCCTGGCGTTGTACATCGAACAAGATAAATCCGCCTCAGAAATCGTCGCGCTGGGCTATCCGCTGGCGGCGGTGCAACGCGCGATCAGCCTGGTCGACCGCAACGAATACAAACGCCGGCAGTCGCCACCCGGCATCCGCATTACCCCTAGAGCCTTCGGCCGCGACCGCCGTTATCCGATTTCATCGGCTTATCGCGGCGTAGCCACCCTTGTTGAGGAATAA
- a CDS encoding DUF2442 domain-containing protein yields the protein MNILASGKAVRIDNQYLHVELADGRIISTPLDWYQELLTADERDRFNYHFICGATGIEWPALDYHLSIESMLIGVHHQIAA from the coding sequence ATGAATATTTTAGCAAGCGGTAAAGCGGTACGCATAGACAACCAATATTTGCATGTCGAGTTAGCTGATGGCCGCATCATTTCGACACCGCTGGATTGGTACCAAGAACTGCTGACGGCCGACGAACGCGACCGTTTCAATTATCATTTCATCTGTGGCGCAACCGGCATTGAATGGCCGGCACTGGATTATCATCTGAGCATCGAAAGCATGTTGATAGGTGTTCATCACCAAATAGCAGCATAA
- a CDS encoding DUF4160 domain-containing protein codes for MPTLLNLNGFKFFFYANEHEPMHIHISKGDEYAKIELATLKVARNTFKPKDLKQALDLTQTHRQTFLEAWNEYFSKR; via the coding sequence ATGCCTACCCTGCTGAATTTAAATGGCTTCAAGTTTTTCTTTTACGCTAACGAACACGAACCCATGCATATTCACATCAGCAAAGGTGATGAATATGCAAAAATTGAATTGGCAACCTTGAAAGTGGCTCGCAATACATTTAAACCTAAAGATTTGAAGCAGGCATTGGACCTCACCCAAACCCATCGTCAAACATTTTTGGAGGCCTGGAATGAATATTTTAGCAAGCGGTAA
- the sucD gene encoding succinate--CoA ligase subunit alpha, with amino-acid sequence MSILIDKTTKVLCQGFTGKQGTFHSEQALAYGTLLVGGVTPGRGGSKHLDLPVFDTVEQAVNTTGATASMIYVPPFFAADAILEAVAAGIELIVCITEGIPVLQMLKVKAAMQGTKALLVGPNCPGVITPDQCKIGIMPGHIHLSGKIGIVSRSGTLTYEAVHQTTREGLGQSTCVGIGGDPIHGMTFIDVLARFQGDPDTHGIVMVGEIGGSDEERAAEFIKAHVTKPVVGYIAGQTAPPGKRMGHAGAIVTGGTGTAAGKIAAMKSAGINMVSSPSDIGVAMRQCF; translated from the coding sequence ATGAGTATTTTGATCGATAAAACCACCAAAGTGCTATGCCAAGGCTTCACCGGCAAACAAGGCACTTTCCATTCCGAACAGGCCCTGGCCTACGGCACGCTACTAGTCGGCGGCGTCACGCCCGGGCGCGGCGGCTCCAAACATCTGGACTTGCCGGTATTCGACACCGTCGAACAAGCCGTCAACACCACCGGCGCCACAGCGTCGATGATTTACGTGCCGCCATTTTTCGCCGCCGACGCCATCCTGGAAGCGGTCGCTGCCGGCATTGAACTGATTGTCTGCATCACCGAGGGCATTCCGGTACTACAAATGCTCAAAGTCAAAGCGGCGATGCAAGGCACCAAGGCGTTGCTGGTCGGCCCCAACTGCCCCGGCGTGATCACGCCCGACCAATGCAAAATCGGCATCATGCCCGGCCATATCCACCTGTCCGGCAAGATCGGTATCGTCTCCCGCTCCGGTACCTTGACTTACGAAGCCGTGCATCAAACCACCCGCGAGGGCCTGGGTCAAAGCACCTGCGTCGGCATCGGCGGTGACCCGATTCATGGCATGACTTTCATTGATGTTTTGGCCCGCTTCCAGGGCGACCCGGACACCCACGGCATCGTCATGGTCGGCGAAATCGGCGGCAGCGACGAGGAACGGGCGGCCGAATTCATCAAGGCCCATGTCACAAAACCGGTGGTCGGCTATATTGCCGGCCAAACCGCGCCGCCTGGCAAGCGCATGGGCCATGCCGGCGCCATCGTCACTGGCGGTACCGGTACCGCGGCGGGCAAGATTGCGGCGATGAAATCGGCCGGCATCAACATGGTCAGTTCTCCGTCCGATATTGGGGTGGCAATGCGGCAATGTTTTTAA
- the sucC gene encoding ADP-forming succinate--CoA ligase subunit beta, protein MNIHEYQAKQLFRAFSIPVPQGGVADTSEQAQHVAQSLASSSWVVKAQIHAGARGKAGGVKLAHNPREVADYAGTMLGSRLVTHQTDANGLPVNCVWIEQASAIKTEFYLSLLIDRDSERLVFIASAAGGMDIEAVAAETPEKIIRVTVHPAAGLQSYHCRQVAAALLLNKEQQGQLQAIMTGMYELFWAKDCSQIEINPLIATEEGNLVALDAKINFDDNALALHPDIAAMRDASQEDAKEAEAKQFDLNYITLGGNIGCMVNGAGLAMATMDMVKLKGGAPANFLDVGGGTNKDKVKEAFKLILSDGSVKAVLVNIFGGIVKCDVIAAGILAAVEEMHLTIPVVVRLEGTNVEQGLAMLKNAGLGLVAAEDLNSAAEQAVKLAEAIA, encoded by the coding sequence ATGAACATTCATGAATACCAGGCCAAACAACTGTTTCGCGCGTTCTCGATCCCGGTACCGCAAGGTGGCGTGGCCGATACCAGCGAGCAAGCACAACATGTGGCGCAATCGCTGGCATCTTCGTCCTGGGTGGTCAAGGCCCAAATCCATGCCGGTGCCCGCGGCAAGGCCGGCGGCGTCAAACTCGCCCACAATCCAAGGGAAGTAGCCGACTATGCCGGCACCATGCTAGGCAGCCGGTTGGTAACCCATCAAACCGATGCCAACGGCCTGCCGGTCAATTGCGTCTGGATTGAACAGGCTTCCGCGATCAAAACCGAGTTTTATCTAAGCTTGCTGATAGACCGAGACAGCGAACGACTGGTCTTCATCGCGTCCGCCGCGGGCGGCATGGACATCGAAGCGGTGGCCGCCGAAACGCCGGAGAAAATCATCCGGGTAACCGTACATCCCGCCGCCGGTTTACAGTCCTACCATTGCCGTCAGGTCGCGGCGGCACTGCTGTTGAATAAAGAACAACAAGGCCAACTACAGGCTATCATGACAGGCATGTATGAATTGTTTTGGGCCAAGGATTGCAGCCAAATCGAAATCAATCCGTTGATAGCCACCGAGGAAGGCAATCTGGTCGCGCTGGACGCCAAAATCAATTTCGACGACAACGCCCTGGCGCTGCATCCCGACATTGCAGCGATGCGCGATGCCTCGCAGGAAGACGCCAAGGAAGCCGAAGCCAAGCAATTCGACCTCAACTACATCACGCTGGGTGGTAACATCGGCTGCATGGTTAACGGCGCCGGTCTGGCGATGGCGACCATGGACATGGTCAAACTTAAAGGCGGCGCGCCGGCCAACTTTTTAGACGTCGGCGGCGGCACCAATAAAGATAAAGTCAAGGAAGCTTTCAAACTGATTCTGTCCGACGGCAGCGTCAAAGCCGTGCTGGTCAACATCTTCGGCGGCATCGTCAAATGCGACGTAATCGCCGCCGGCATCCTCGCAGCCGTCGAGGAAATGCATCTGACGATACCGGTGGTCGTTCGCCTGGAAGGCACCAACGTCGAACAAGGTCTGGCGATGTTGAAAAACGCCGGTTTGGGCCTAGTAGCCGCCGAAGACTTGAACAGCGCCGCCGAACAGGCGGTTAAATTGGCGGAGGCCATCGCATGA
- a CDS encoding sensor histidine kinase has protein sequence MPPNQADTIYPCPFSKGYGIPTRQAWLLLKIFFIYRFISASLFVMLAFLRFGASSLGTYNAQLYQVTSLAYLAISLLSVPFIFRRWLGYTHLAQLFIFTDIVFITLLMHASGGVGSGVGGLLAISIAAGGLLVGGRCALLFAALASLAVLAEEIFALETHAFDLASLNYSGLLGITFFAIALISVILAQRVEQSASLARRHAQTIIRLEELNRYIIQHLQSGIMIVDAQQFIVLSNQSALRLLGIKQSPTHLADVSALLQQAFLLWNQSPEQDFAIIQLQNGEEIQVRFSLLMVGSERLHMLLFEDIGLYNQRLQQSKLASLGRLTASIAHEIRNPLSAISHAGQLLSESPELKPGDLRLTNIIQTHCQRVNNIIEDILKLSRRNPSQKQRISLDQWLPVFIQEQNLHAAEQSRIFELVFKQQGLNAYADPGHLKQILDNLCVNALKYGKPELGRIVIEADRIQDEPCVRVIDNGPGIDQEGLLHLFEPFFTTSRQGTGLGLYISRELAELNQAQLIYAKYQGKTCFTLSLANADNVVIEI, from the coding sequence ATGCCGCCCAATCAAGCCGACACTATATATCCATGCCCGTTTTCCAAGGGGTACGGCATCCCCACCCGCCAAGCTTGGCTGTTGTTAAAGATATTTTTTATCTATCGATTTATCAGCGCCAGCTTGTTCGTGATGCTGGCTTTCTTGCGTTTTGGGGCGTCATCACTAGGTACTTACAATGCGCAATTGTATCAGGTCACCAGCCTGGCTTATCTGGCGATTTCGTTGTTGAGTGTTCCGTTTATTTTTCGCCGCTGGCTGGGCTACACGCATCTGGCGCAGCTGTTTATTTTTACCGATATTGTATTTATTACTTTATTAATGCATGCCAGTGGCGGAGTCGGTAGCGGAGTCGGTGGTTTACTGGCTATTTCGATTGCCGCCGGCGGATTGCTGGTCGGCGGGCGTTGCGCGTTGTTGTTTGCCGCGCTGGCCAGTTTGGCGGTGCTGGCCGAAGAAATATTCGCGCTAGAGACGCATGCCTTCGATCTGGCGTCCTTGAATTATTCCGGCTTGCTTGGTATTACATTTTTTGCGATTGCATTAATATCGGTGATTCTGGCGCAACGGGTTGAACAATCGGCCAGCCTGGCCAGGCGGCACGCCCAAACCATAATCCGTCTGGAGGAACTGAACCGCTATATTATTCAGCATTTGCAATCGGGGATCATGATCGTCGATGCTCAGCAGTTTATTGTATTGAGTAACCAGTCGGCCTTACGTTTGCTCGGGATAAAACAATCGCCCACCCATCTGGCCGATGTCTCGGCATTATTGCAACAGGCGTTTTTACTGTGGAATCAAAGTCCTGAACAAGATTTTGCGATTATTCAATTGCAAAACGGTGAAGAAATTCAGGTACGGTTTTCCCTATTGATGGTGGGAAGCGAGCGTTTGCATATGCTGTTGTTTGAAGATATCGGTCTTTACAATCAACGCCTACAACAAAGCAAACTGGCATCACTTGGCAGACTCACCGCCAGCATTGCCCATGAAATCCGTAATCCGCTCAGTGCCATCAGCCATGCCGGACAGCTGCTATCGGAATCGCCGGAGCTAAAGCCGGGGGATTTGCGCCTGACTAATATCATTCAGACCCATTGCCAGCGGGTCAACAACATTATCGAGGATATTTTGAAACTGTCGCGGCGCAACCCTTCGCAAAAACAGCGTATCAGTCTCGATCAATGGCTGCCCGTTTTCATTCAAGAACAAAATCTGCATGCGGCGGAGCAAAGCCGGATTTTTGAGTTAGTCTTCAAACAGCAAGGCTTGAATGCCTATGCCGATCCCGGACACTTGAAGCAAATTTTGGATAATCTGTGTGTCAACGCCTTGAAATACGGCAAACCGGAGTTAGGCCGTATTGTGATAGAAGCAGACCGGATACAGGATGAGCCTTGTGTTCGGGTGATCGATAATGGGCCGGGCATAGATCAGGAAGGATTGCTGCATTTATTCGAGCCGTTTTTTACCACCTCTCGGCAAGGGACTGGCCTGGGGCTTTATATTTCTCGGGAATTGGCCGAGTTGAACCAAGCGCAATTGATCTATGCAAAATATCAAGGAAAAACCTGTTTCACCCTGTCGCTGGCGAATGCCGATAACGTGGTAATCGAAATATGA